The genomic window GCTGCATTATCATAATCTCCTTTATGCAGGTATATTCTTACAAGCAGGAACTCCATTCGGGGATCTTCCTTAAGCTCCAGAGCCTGAAGGGCATACTTCTCGGCTTCCGCGAGGTAAAACTCCTGCAACTCCCTATCGGCGATATTCAAGTAAACGATCTCCCAGTAAAGCTCAGCTAAGGAAAACAATACGGCGAACCGCTCCCTTTTCCCCTTTACCTTTTCCAAATCTTTCTTAAATAGGTTTATCCTCTCCACTATCTCCGATTCTATACGGGACAGGGTGGCAAAGGCTGTGAGCCTCACCTCATCCTCTTCATCCGCCACGGATTCCTTGAGATAACTTATGGCAACAGGGTTATATGTCTTGCTCATATACAGAACCATAACGGGATTCCTTATCTGTCCCAAAGACTCGCCCAGCTTTCTGCCTCTAAACTCAACCTCGGGGAGTAACTCCGGGCTCACATTATCGTATATCACAGGGCTAACTCTCCTCTTAAGCATCAGGGTTATATAAAGCATTAGTCCTAAAACGTATCCTGCCGGTCCCGACAGAAATATCAGGAAGCTAAACGTCCTGATTGACCCTTTTCTAAACTCTTGCTTAATCAGCAACCTTAAGGCAATTGCTATTAACCATGAAGCCAGCCCGTGAAAAACAAGATAAAGTAATACACTCTGTATATTATGGAATTTTAAGACCAAAAGAAGCCCGGTTATTTCCGTAACTGTAGCTATCGGTATATTTTTAAACATTGTTTCTTACCTCTGTAAGTATGCTTTCAAGAGAGGGCTCTTTTACTTCATGGACCAGAACGAGTTCAAGATTGGTGTGTTTGTCCTGAATCCTTTTAGCAAAGCTCTTAGCGTTTAGGGGAGCTGTGAAGGGCAATAAGAAAATCACCAAGCCTTTAGTAGGGATATAGCACACCAAATCCAGCGAACGTACGGAGTGCTCAATCTCATACAGGTCCTCTTCCGTCAGATTTTGAGAGCTAAAGACCACTATACTGCTTAATACACCGAGCTTTCTTTTCAACTCCGCCATCTTGTAGAGCTCTTTTACAAACTCGTAATCACAGTATCTGCTTTCCTTCTTGTACAGAGGGGCTATATTCTTAGCGAAGGTGATATCCTCCACAATATACTGCATAAGTATTTGGATGTAGGTAAGTACTTCTTCGTTGAGATTGACAAAGAGCATGTCCTTGATCACAAGTAAATACCTATCCCTTTCTGAAGAAGCAACAATAACTGCAAGGTATCTTGATTCTGTATCATCCTCTCCTTCAAGTACCTTTTTAAGGGCTTTAGGAGGAAGATAGTAGCTTTCTTCCGATTCAATAGCCTCCTTTATTGGCGGACTTTCAAGATCAAGGTTTTTTTCCATACCGCCTATACCGGCGATGTAATCTACCTTATCGTCTACGAGTTTAAATACACCCGCTTTGTATACCTGAAAGTTATAACTCAGTATAGATAGGAAAAACTCCACGAGGGCTTTATCCTCTTTATTTATCAACATCTTCTCCCTTAAC from Hydrogenivirga caldilitoris includes these protein-coding regions:
- a CDS encoding tetratricopeptide repeat protein, whose translation is MLKRRVSPVIYDNVSPELLPEVEFRGRKLGESLGQIRNPVMVLYMSKTYNPVAISYLKESVADEEDEVRLTAFATLSRIESEIVERINLFKKDLEKVKGKRERFAVLFSLAELYWEIVYLNIADRELQEFYLAEAEKYALQALELKEDPRMEFLLVRIYLHKGDYDNAAEHLERAERLGFPKERLIPYLLEVLYKRGDFKRMFEVVNKFRGIMPSEPKAASIIRVWM
- a CDS encoding PelD GGDEF domain-containing protein; protein product: MVNFLILLEVLGFAVAYTIIGFLLRREDPFFFNTLLSPSILISMVLSLYYGFRGGLPFVGLLSLASVLLYEKFPIPELLWNTIVVLIASEFRYYWSRRIKTAEFERDYLQEHIDRLKKELFLLKLSHDQLEFNYIVKPYSLRRMIKELREKMLINKEDKALVEFFLSILSYNFQVYKAGVFKLVDDKVDYIAGIGGMEKNLDLESPPIKEAIESEESYYLPPKALKKVLEGEDDTESRYLAVIVASSERDRYLLVIKDMLFVNLNEEVLTYIQILMQYIVEDITFAKNIAPLYKKESRYCDYEFVKELYKMAELKRKLGVLSSIVVFSSQNLTEEDLYEIEHSVRSLDLVCYIPTKGLVIFLLPFTAPLNAKSFAKRIQDKHTNLELVLVHEVKEPSLESILTEVRNNV